One part of the Anguilla anguilla isolate fAngAng1 chromosome 11, fAngAng1.pri, whole genome shotgun sequence genome encodes these proteins:
- the tuba5 gene encoding tubulin alpha 5 isoform X3: MRECISIHVGQAGVQIGNACWELYCLEHGIQPDGNMPSDKTVGGGDDSFNTFFSETGSGKHVPRAVFVDLEPAVIDEVRSGTYRQLFHPEQLISGKEDAANNYARGHYTVGKEIIDTVLERVRKLTDQCTGLQGFLIFHSFGGGTGSGFTSLLMERLSVDYGKKSKLEFAIYPAPQVSTAVVEPYNSILTTHTTLEHSDCAFMVDNEAIYDICRRNLDIERPTYSNLNRLIGQIVSSITASLRFDGALNVDLTEFQTNLVPYPRIHFPLVTYSPIISAEKAYHEQLSVAEITSACFEPANQMVKCDPRHGKYMACCMLYRGDVVPKDVNAAIANIKTKRSIQFVDWCPTGFKVGINYQPPTVVPGGDLAKVQRAVCMLSNTTAIAEAWARLDHKFDLMYAKRAFVHWYVGEGMEEGEFSEAREDLAALEKDYEEVGTDSVEGDEEGEEY; the protein is encoded by the exons ATG cGTGAGTGCATCTCCATCCACGTGGGCCAGGCAGGAGTGCAAATtggcaatgcatgctgggagctctACTGCCTGGAGCATGGCATCCAGCCTGACGGCAATATGCCGAGCGACAAGACCGTTGGTGGCGGGGACGACTCCTTTAACACTTTCTTCAGTGAGACGGGTTCGGGGAAGCATGTGCCCCGGGCGGTGTTTGTGGACCTGGAGCCGGCTGTCATTG ATGAGGTTAGGAGTGGAACGTATCGTCAGCTCTTCCACCCTGAACAGCTCATCTCTGGAAAAGAAGACGCGGCCAACAACTACGCTCGCGGGCACTATACTGTGGGCAAGGAGATCATCGATACAGTCCTGGAACGCGTCCGCAAACTG ACAGACCAGTGTACCGGGCTGCAGGGGTTTCTCATCTTTCACAGCTTTGGTGGAGGCACTGGCTCTGGGTTCACCTCCCTGCTGATGGAGCGTCTCTCGGTGGACTATGGCAAAAAGTCCAAGCTGGAGTTCGCCATCTACCCAGCTCCCCAGGTGTCCACGGCTGTGGTGGAGCCCTACAACTCCATTCTTACCACCCACACCACCCTGGAGCACTCCGACTGCGCCTTCATGGTGGACAATGAGGCCATCTATGACATCTGCCGTAGGAACCTGGACATCGAGCGCCCCACCTACAGCAACCTGAACCGGCTCATTGGCCAGATTGTGTCCTCCATCACTGCCTCTCTGCGCTTCGATGGTGCTCTGAATGTCGACCTCACAGAGTTCCAGACCAACCTGGTGCCCTACCCCCGCATCCACTTCCCCCTGGTCACCTACTCGCCCATCATCTCCGCAGAGAAGGCCTACCACGAGCAACTGTCAGTCGCCGAGATCACCAGCGCCTGCTTCGAGCCGGCCAATCAGATGGTCAAGTGCGACCCCCGTCACGGCAAGTACATGGCCTGCTGCATGCTGTACCGTGGCGACGTGGTGCCCAAGGACGTCAACGCCGCCATTGCCAACATCAAGACCAAACGCTCCATCCAGTTTGTTGACTGGTGTCCTACTGGCTTCAAG GTGGGCATCAACTACCAGCCCCCCACGGTGGTGCCAGGCGGAGACCTGGCCAAGGTACAGAGAGCCGTGTGCATGCTGAGCAACACCACCGCCATCGCCGAGGCCTGGGCCCGCCTCGACCACAAGTTTGACCTGATGTACGCCAAGCGTGCCTTTGTCCACTGGTACGTGGGTGAGGGCATGGAGGAGGGGGAGTTCTCTGAGGCGCGAGAGGACCTGGCGGCCCTAGAGAAGGATTATGAGGAGGTGGGCACAGACTCTGTGGAAGGAGACGAGGAGGGAGAAGAGTACTAG
- the tuba5 gene encoding tubulin alpha 5 isoform X1, with protein sequence MWARLVCRLAMHAGSSSVWSMGWGRTGWCRRCRRGLTPRECISIHVGQAGVQIGNACWELYCLEHGIQPDGNMPSDKTVGGGDDSFNTFFSETGSGKHVPRAVFVDLEPAVIDEVRSGTYRQLFHPEQLISGKEDAANNYARGHYTVGKEIIDTVLERVRKLTDQCTGLQGFLIFHSFGGGTGSGFTSLLMERLSVDYGKKSKLEFAIYPAPQVSTAVVEPYNSILTTHTTLEHSDCAFMVDNEAIYDICRRNLDIERPTYSNLNRLIGQIVSSITASLRFDGALNVDLTEFQTNLVPYPRIHFPLVTYSPIISAEKAYHEQLSVAEITSACFEPANQMVKCDPRHGKYMACCMLYRGDVVPKDVNAAIANIKTKRSIQFVDWCPTGFKVGINYQPPTVVPGGDLAKVQRAVCMLSNTTAIAEAWARLDHKFDLMYAKRAFVHWYVGEGMEEGEFSEAREDLAALEKDYEEVGTDSVEGDEEGEEY encoded by the exons ATGTGGGCCAGGCTGGTGTGCAGACtggcaatgcatgctgggagctctTCTGTCTGGAGCATGGGGTGGGGCCGGACGGGGTGGTGCAGGAGGTGCAGACGGGGCCTAACTCCC cGTGAGTGCATCTCCATCCACGTGGGCCAGGCAGGAGTGCAAATtggcaatgcatgctgggagctctACTGCCTGGAGCATGGCATCCAGCCTGACGGCAATATGCCGAGCGACAAGACCGTTGGTGGCGGGGACGACTCCTTTAACACTTTCTTCAGTGAGACGGGTTCGGGGAAGCATGTGCCCCGGGCGGTGTTTGTGGACCTGGAGCCGGCTGTCATTG ATGAGGTTAGGAGTGGAACGTATCGTCAGCTCTTCCACCCTGAACAGCTCATCTCTGGAAAAGAAGACGCGGCCAACAACTACGCTCGCGGGCACTATACTGTGGGCAAGGAGATCATCGATACAGTCCTGGAACGCGTCCGCAAACTG ACAGACCAGTGTACCGGGCTGCAGGGGTTTCTCATCTTTCACAGCTTTGGTGGAGGCACTGGCTCTGGGTTCACCTCCCTGCTGATGGAGCGTCTCTCGGTGGACTATGGCAAAAAGTCCAAGCTGGAGTTCGCCATCTACCCAGCTCCCCAGGTGTCCACGGCTGTGGTGGAGCCCTACAACTCCATTCTTACCACCCACACCACCCTGGAGCACTCCGACTGCGCCTTCATGGTGGACAATGAGGCCATCTATGACATCTGCCGTAGGAACCTGGACATCGAGCGCCCCACCTACAGCAACCTGAACCGGCTCATTGGCCAGATTGTGTCCTCCATCACTGCCTCTCTGCGCTTCGATGGTGCTCTGAATGTCGACCTCACAGAGTTCCAGACCAACCTGGTGCCCTACCCCCGCATCCACTTCCCCCTGGTCACCTACTCGCCCATCATCTCCGCAGAGAAGGCCTACCACGAGCAACTGTCAGTCGCCGAGATCACCAGCGCCTGCTTCGAGCCGGCCAATCAGATGGTCAAGTGCGACCCCCGTCACGGCAAGTACATGGCCTGCTGCATGCTGTACCGTGGCGACGTGGTGCCCAAGGACGTCAACGCCGCCATTGCCAACATCAAGACCAAACGCTCCATCCAGTTTGTTGACTGGTGTCCTACTGGCTTCAAG GTGGGCATCAACTACCAGCCCCCCACGGTGGTGCCAGGCGGAGACCTGGCCAAGGTACAGAGAGCCGTGTGCATGCTGAGCAACACCACCGCCATCGCCGAGGCCTGGGCCCGCCTCGACCACAAGTTTGACCTGATGTACGCCAAGCGTGCCTTTGTCCACTGGTACGTGGGTGAGGGCATGGAGGAGGGGGAGTTCTCTGAGGCGCGAGAGGACCTGGCGGCCCTAGAGAAGGATTATGAGGAGGTGGGCACAGACTCTGTGGAAGGAGACGAGGAGGGAGAAGAGTACTAG
- the tuba5 gene encoding tubulin alpha 5 isoform X2: MRECISIHVGQAGVQTGNACWELFCLEHGVGPDGVVQEVQTGPNSREDPFNTFFNTGSSGRHVPRAIFVDLEPTVVDEVRSGTYRQLFHPEQLISGKEDAANNYARGHYTVGKEIIDTVLERVRKLTDQCTGLQGFLIFHSFGGGTGSGFTSLLMERLSVDYGKKSKLEFAIYPAPQVSTAVVEPYNSILTTHTTLEHSDCAFMVDNEAIYDICRRNLDIERPTYSNLNRLIGQIVSSITASLRFDGALNVDLTEFQTNLVPYPRIHFPLVTYSPIISAEKAYHEQLSVAEITSACFEPANQMVKCDPRHGKYMACCMLYRGDVVPKDVNAAIANIKTKRSIQFVDWCPTGFKVGINYQPPTVVPGGDLAKVQRAVCMLSNTTAIAEAWARLDHKFDLMYAKRAFVHWYVGEGMEEGEFSEAREDLAALEKDYEEVGTDSVEGDEEGEEY; encoded by the exons ATG CGAGAGTGTATCTCCATCCATGTGGGCCAGGCTGGTGTGCAGACtggcaatgcatgctgggagctctTCTGTCTGGAGCATGGGGTGGGGCCGGACGGGGTGGTGCAGGAGGTGCAGACGGGGCCTAACTCCCGTGAGGACCCCTTCAATACCTTCTTCAACACCGGGAGCTCTGGCCGCCATGTCCCCAGGGCCATATTTGTGGACCTAGAGCCGACAGTGGTGG ATGAGGTTAGGAGTGGAACGTATCGTCAGCTCTTCCACCCTGAACAGCTCATCTCTGGAAAAGAAGACGCGGCCAACAACTACGCTCGCGGGCACTATACTGTGGGCAAGGAGATCATCGATACAGTCCTGGAACGCGTCCGCAAACTG ACAGACCAGTGTACCGGGCTGCAGGGGTTTCTCATCTTTCACAGCTTTGGTGGAGGCACTGGCTCTGGGTTCACCTCCCTGCTGATGGAGCGTCTCTCGGTGGACTATGGCAAAAAGTCCAAGCTGGAGTTCGCCATCTACCCAGCTCCCCAGGTGTCCACGGCTGTGGTGGAGCCCTACAACTCCATTCTTACCACCCACACCACCCTGGAGCACTCCGACTGCGCCTTCATGGTGGACAATGAGGCCATCTATGACATCTGCCGTAGGAACCTGGACATCGAGCGCCCCACCTACAGCAACCTGAACCGGCTCATTGGCCAGATTGTGTCCTCCATCACTGCCTCTCTGCGCTTCGATGGTGCTCTGAATGTCGACCTCACAGAGTTCCAGACCAACCTGGTGCCCTACCCCCGCATCCACTTCCCCCTGGTCACCTACTCGCCCATCATCTCCGCAGAGAAGGCCTACCACGAGCAACTGTCAGTCGCCGAGATCACCAGCGCCTGCTTCGAGCCGGCCAATCAGATGGTCAAGTGCGACCCCCGTCACGGCAAGTACATGGCCTGCTGCATGCTGTACCGTGGCGACGTGGTGCCCAAGGACGTCAACGCCGCCATTGCCAACATCAAGACCAAACGCTCCATCCAGTTTGTTGACTGGTGTCCTACTGGCTTCAAG GTGGGCATCAACTACCAGCCCCCCACGGTGGTGCCAGGCGGAGACCTGGCCAAGGTACAGAGAGCCGTGTGCATGCTGAGCAACACCACCGCCATCGCCGAGGCCTGGGCCCGCCTCGACCACAAGTTTGACCTGATGTACGCCAAGCGTGCCTTTGTCCACTGGTACGTGGGTGAGGGCATGGAGGAGGGGGAGTTCTCTGAGGCGCGAGAGGACCTGGCGGCCCTAGAGAAGGATTATGAGGAGGTGGGCACAGACTCTGTGGAAGGAGACGAGGAGGGAGAAGAGTACTAG